Within the Erigeron canadensis isolate Cc75 chromosome 6, C_canadensis_v1, whole genome shotgun sequence genome, the region tcaagagtcttgattttgttgcaaacaacttcaaatttttcaaatgactttcatgtttcaaaaaactctcaattgttgatatgagaagcaaaggattgaacgcctttgtgtactcccgagttgtctcatcttgaacaattgattgagttaaatttgtgcttaaatgtttttatttgcatccaacttgttgatgtaagatgcaaaggattgaacgcctttgtgtactccctagtagtcttactatgaacattgttgttgacgcaaaaatttgtgttccttaaaatcttgttcacttttagactctttttgacttcacaaaaaaaaaaaaccaatttttgctctacctttctatgaaaacttttaagatctacctttgcatagattaagggggagtttgtgatttcaaaaatttcaaaacttcaaatgtgttttcaaatcattttcttacacacatttgatgattttcaaatgattttcatcaattgaagttcagtgtttagtttgcacttgagcgattcgttcactccatgaacttcatcatcactgataagttctaaccctggagtattcaattctctctttagattgtaagggtattttgagtgatgatggttttgtgcaactaggatggagggagtaaagttgaaaagtgagaggttatggtgatatgttgtgagaaaagggttaaaagaaatgatacccttccctaaaactctcaaatcaccgggtaaaacacatttatatcagatgtcatttgttgatatcttgattaagacttcatagacccaatgaagcgatgcacatctttacctaaccactcaagtgtttcttaacaaatacttattttatttctcacgaagattttcacatttctattaactcttcatttggaagatgttgatattgaataagggcgacattctgctccggtccccgacttcatttgatcactttgtgtctagagcgatcttgattgatcattgatttgatctttattttttcttaagacacattcgagtcatatctttgtgatattattgcatatctatgtgatatagccggaacatttgtagtgatatcttaattgatattccacaatgatcaaatggaaatcctaccaatgctaacatattttccaacattgaacgtaggtctcataatcacatttatgtgattattgagtgaacgagaagtctatcagtgacctcggatgtttcctaacaagtctttatggataatagattgtggttatcgaacgccttaggtgacactgaccatgatttctattctttgaagcaatctcgtagttgaaaagctacaagaccgaactatgttagaaaattgctttgtgcataattcaatgatacataagaaatccgaaaaatgtcatacatttctttcggtcatttcattaatccttttgatttttgagcatgttaacggatcatccttatccggtctttcatttcttatctcacAAACACCAAATCCACCGAGCAAGAGGTTTCTTttcgcattttatcaatcaatgtttgcataatgacattcgtttccaactttgtcattatgagggggagaaaaagattatgattgattgagaaagaaaaagataatttgatggagtaaaggtggaatgaaatgaaatgtaattgtgattgaaaaagaagtgaattttgccgccgaaatatgttctcttgaaagttttttttaaggatgagatcgaaaataaggatattgttcaaagatgctccaaaatgcttacaatcatgaattgagggggagcatgattaattcaaagttttgttcaaaagtttactctccaaagtgtttaagtcaaaatgacaaagatcaaagctacaaaagttgaaaagattgattggaagattcaagacaaagaagtaaaacttcaaaagagtcttcatcaacacatttcgttcaagatcttcaaagtcatataataatacttgatcaagaagattcaaggcatatatcaagggggagagtttaagtttttgatgcTTCATTCCAAGGAGACaaaattgaagaaccaaagccaaatttataccttccgcacttcaaaagacaactctgattcacggttcaacaattttcaaagattctagactcattcattttattctctgttcaaacagaacattgagaatttcatcatgttttaactacaagaagtccaagaccaagattgattcaagttcaccagagacaatgagaaagctttgaagacttgtttcatcacaccaattgtatTCACCATCGGggtcatcaacttaattcctacaagacaaaataacacgtactttattcattacaatatatcactaagggggagaatgttagaaatccaataatagtgataaattgtaatttaagttagtggatgttattgttgttaagacatggttaaatgatttctaaggatgagggactaggagtgtcaattagcttaattgtagatttagactataaataccctctaCTCCTttgaaatcataagccttttatccattttacacatacaacatatacagatcgtctctctctctctctctagaaaatcacacacactaaacacaccaagaacacacacacttgaaccgccattgttgagatcgaatcaatagcagaaatcgtgttattacaatatatataacatatacaattatttttatgCATAATAGTAATTCAAATTCCTCcatgtacatacatatacttattcGATTTGAATTCTTACTAGCCACAACCATCACCGTTGTTGGCGATGGCCTATTCATTTTCCGACGAGAGATACAACGTAAACGCTACACTTCGATCATGTGATCCCTGTTGTTAAGGATTCGATTCCAGATTTGGGGATTtccaaattagggtttcaacTAAAGATTTGGGGGTTTTGAGTTAAATTTCGAATCTTGATCAAGATCTTCAATATTAGGATTTATATTGCTCCAAATACGATTAAATAAACAGGAAACATagtagtggtggcggtgtctTTTTTCTGGCAAGATCTGCAACAAAAATCATGGTGGCGGTGGTATAGTTTTTAAAGTTGTATAGTTTttctttatgatatatattatactgtggaaatataaatatttatatatagaccagatatagatatactatAGATTGACATGATGAtaatgaggatgatgatgatagatTCGATATAAAAAATAAGGTGAAAAAATGGATGAGATAAGATTGTTAatattgatgttgatgatgatgatgatgaataagAGAGAAggagatatatataaaattagtttttgttgttttttttttccatttattattatgtgaaatgttcatttgaaaattaaaatttgtgtGAAACTAGAATATTGGTCAAATACATTGTGATTTGAAACTTCACACAATGTGTTTATAGTTGTCCACCATCGCCGCCACCATTATCTCTCTCTAGTCCTCCTCCTCCGGCGAAGTCATGGCGGAACCATGGCAGTAAGGGTAGCGCCCGTACCATATCAtgttagaatatatgaacataaacacataacaaatcacgagtacgcagcggaaagaaatgtatatgtaatactattaatcaacaaagtaatgaatagaatatgtgtatctttgcgcaaagcttccaataaaattaataatgattattattattatattagggTCTAAACTAAACTCCTCTACGATcgaacacttgacacccctatatcgtatgctagtacccgatcacaaactcacaaacccgttgtgttTTTCCCCTAGATGTCGAATCCCAAAGCCGAAAAACCCTTTGGGTTTTTGCTTTCGTTCGAACGAGAGAAAGTGAGAAAATAGGAGAGAGTTTTTCACAATTTATTGTATTGTGAATGTGTGTGAAAACCCTTAACCCTTGCattatatttataggcttaaATTAAGGGGTTTTTGACTTGAAAACCAAGTAATCTCAAGGCTAAAAGCCCCTTGAGATTTTCGGCCCAATGGATTAGAATTGGGAAACAATACCAAttcctaattaattaatatatactcctctttatttaattaaacaCTTTTAAACCtttaatatagtttaattaatattttcatgatcattttaattaatatattactttaatatactaattaaatatatagagtGAACACGTCATATATTCATAAGAATATTACCAATCTCTTAGATATGTCTTAGTTTAACTATATTCCCATATAGTTAATCGACAATGAACATTTAGAATAtaaaatattcatggatttaaatatgcaaatataggacacaattattaagAAATGAAAACACTCATACCCAgtatataattcatttattgaaataaaCCATGTTGAACATCCTTTATCCAAgtaccaatcacagatttacatgacaTAACCTATCAACTTAAGacctatgccctcggcatgcttATTGAGTTTTCCTtttgacaatgcctttgtaaaaggatctgCTAGGTTacaatctgtgtgaactttgagtagaTTGATTTCACCTTattcgatttgctctcgaacatagtgatatcttctctggtaatgtctggcacctttctgaactcctaGTTCATTGGCAATCATAATAGCACccgtattatcacagtacagatCCATAGGTGTGTATTTGAGGACATCACGTCAAGCCCAGAAATAAACTTCCTGATCAAGACAGATTCCATAGCGGCATTCTGAAGTGGAAATGTACTCAAACTCTGTAGCAGGcatagcaactgtggtttgcttcttgctcttccaatcCACCGCGCCTCCATTTAAAacgaagacgtatcccgactgagaTTTTGTGTCATCTCTATCAgtatgaaatccaacatcagaGTATCTAGTCACTTTGAGCTCTGTGTCGGGATTTCCaccatacaccaaaaataaaTCTTTAGCAGCACGCATGTACTTAAAAATATTCTTTACAGCAGTCCAGTGATCCTCTctaggattttgctgatagtggctaacAATATTTTGCATAAACGTaatgtcaggtctagtgcatcttaccgcatacataatagatcctacaGCCGAAGCATGAGGAATCCTTTTCATGCGTTCCACCTCTTCAGGcgtagaagcaccattcttggTAGacaaattaagtccttcttgcattgGTATAAAACCACGCTTAGAATTTTCtatcttgaatcgcttcaagattttatctatgtaagcactttgacttaatccaatcaaccttttacttctatctctatagattttgattccaagaataaatgctgcttctcccaagtctttcatagcgaaacactttccaagataagatttaacgtctttcaagattggaatgtgatttcctattatcaatatgtcatctacatataagacaaggaaagtaacattactcccactagctttgcgatatacacatggctcatcaggattttgagcaaaaccaaacttcttgatttcctcatcaaaccttttatttcaactttttgatgcttgcttcaatccataaatagacctttgaagtttgcacacTTTGTCAGGATgattaggatcaacaaaaccttccggttgaacCATACAGACTTCCTCATCTATAAAATCGTTTAAGAAGGCGGGTTTGACATCCATTtgtcatatctcaaagtcatagtatgcagctatggctaagatgatcctaatagctctaatgtacGCAACAGGAGAAAAGGTCTCCTTAAAGTCAACTCCATAAAGTTGAGTATAGCCTTTTGCCACATGATGaactttataggtgtgtacatttccatccatgtcggtcttcttcttgaagatccatttacacccaacaattcaaccatttggtggaagatcaaccaagctccaaacttgattatctttcacggattttgtttgatcaaataatcgcactatgtctcaaccggaggtgtgagtggGGTTGTTGGTGTTattcggcgattcccttacggtcagagggtcggagaCCGCTTTACGTCGGGTGGTTTTATGGCTAAGTCGATTCGTTCGACTTAAggttttgtttagggtttatttggAGGTTGAATAAACTATCAGTTAGGGTTTTTCTTGCATGATGCGTATTTGCGTGAGGTTTATAAGTCGATTTGTGTTCGATTTAGGGTTTAGGGATTCAATATGTTGTGAGTGAGTATGAATGAATATGCCGTGAggctcctcctctatttatatagagggtagataacttgaagaggagggtaagagaattagggtaaatctctttctcctttgtaaatatcttgtttccttcttgaggagatttgtggtaatcttgttacctaattatgtccgagtatatcggagcttaatatatattcaatagattaattGCGGGAGGGATCTTTATCCGATCTCCTCGGAGCTGGGTATTCGTTACCTTCGGAGCTCCGAGATGATTATGTTAATTGGAGGTTAAGCTCCGTTATGTGTTTTCCTATACGAAAGTAACTTCGTATTCCgcttctgcttcgggtacggagctagagcttcgtatgggtatatcatcaaccCCCCAGTCTAATGGGAGATTTTATCTGTAAACTATCGCATTAGACTTTAAAAAGTGAAATTAATGCCACAATCATACCTTCGAGGCTCTGTTGAGGGTCCATGAACTTGTTTGTTCTATATTTTATTCCTTCCGAGCTCTTATATCGAAGGGTAATATTGTCATTACACCCTGTCGCGTAACTGTCCCTTCGATGGGTTAATACGGACGCGCATATCCCAAGGGGAGACTTAATCGATGGTTAGGGTTATTTGTGCGTCGTTTTTTTCAAACCATCAGTCTTATCCCCTATTTATTCTTTTGACGTCTCCGACGGTTCTCATCTTCCACTATTCTCTTCCTCGTTTCTCGCTCTTCTTTCATCAACACTTACCTTTGTTATGGATCGCAATCACTTTCGTATTATCAGCACCACTTATTCGGACATAACGGAGGGTGATGCCACTTGGTTTCGCCAGTGTTTCTGCCGTCCTGATGATCCTGAGATTAGGGTTTCGGGCCGGTTGGAATCCATTCTTGATGCGCCTCCTGGCTTTTTTGGTATGTATACCGCTCCCTTTTCGGGTGGCAATCTTAGGTTTCCCTTATCCCCTTGGTTATTAGGGCTACTAGATTATTATGAACTGCATTTGTCCATGGTGCACCCTTTGGCGATCACTGTTATAGTGTCGTTTATTGTTTTTTGTCGGGCATTCGATTTAGAACCTCGAATAAGTTTGTTTGGATATTTCTTCAAGTTTGGTGTTCGTGACGAGTGGGTTATGGTAGAAGAGAGACCCGGTAGTCTATTTTTTGATATAGGCGATTCTGACATGTTGAACTGAAGGCCggggttttaattttttagtaaGGAGTATGTTCATCCATTGTTTAGGGGTATATTGGACAGGAGTAGGTTGGTGCCGAGGGTGTCGTTTGGAGATAGTGATCTGGCCTGGCGTTCTTTAGAGAACGAGTTGATCCGCCAAGTGCTTCTCTCCCTCTTCTCACTGATTGCGTACCCCAACGTAATCCCGTATCTCGCCGAGATTACGTTATCGTGGGAAGGTTCTCCTGATATGCCTGTCCTAATCTGGTGTTGCGAAGGTACTATCTGTGTCATCTTTATTTGTTCTACTTTCGTCTTGTGGTTATTTCTAATGGCTTTTTGTATGCCATTTGCAGAGTTGACCCTTAGGGATGCTGTTATCATGAATCCCCTGGGAATGTTGGTTGGTAG harbors:
- the LOC122604288 gene encoding secreted RxLR effector protein 161-like; the protein is MQEGLNLSTKNGASTPEEVERMKRIPHASAVGSIMYAVRCTRPDITFMQNIVSHYQQNPREDHWTAVKNIFKYMRAAKDLFLVYGGNPDTELKVTRYSDVGFHTDRDDTKSQSGYVFVLNGGAVDWKSKKQTTVAMPATEFEYISTSECRYGICLDQEVYFWA